In a genomic window of Lycium ferocissimum isolate CSIRO_LF1 chromosome 9, AGI_CSIRO_Lferr_CH_V1, whole genome shotgun sequence:
- the LOC132032038 gene encoding uncharacterized protein LOC132032038 has translation MMEGSSYMKKRTVFIDEFIDLVFSWSIQDIFDETLYEYQVKNIPESFESVDHYLGSFSVPLLEETRASLAASLEVIDKAPFGELISFYEVKPYGSLFFDVKVDYWRNVCGDGREPYRTLPGDIVVISDAKPETASDLQRAAVAKDANNQTLPIAWAIVEYENKNTWTWFLKLLIGDLGMGDGRTTACDIDMQKGLQSAMKELLPPVEHGMCARHIPNRSKEWRGLQRRNQLSVQKAPLKER, from the exons ATGATGGAAGGAAGTTCTTATATGAAAAAGAGAACGGTGTTTATAGATGAGTTCATTGATTTGGTCTTCTCATGGTCTATCCAAGATATTTTTGATGAGACTCTATATGAATATCAG GTGAAGAATATTCCAGAATCATTTGAATCAGTAGATCATTACCTCGGTTCATTTTCTGTCCCTTTACTGGAAGAAACACGAGCAAGTTTAGCCGCTTCTTTGGAAGTCATAGACAAAGCACCCTTTGGTGAATTGATCTCCTTCTATGAAGTAAAACCATATGGATCACTATTTTTTGATGTTAAGGTTGATTATTGGAGGAATGTATGTGGTGATGGCAGGGAGCCTTATCGAACATTGCCTGGAGATATTGTCGTTATCTCGGATGCTAAACCTGAAACCGCTTCCGACCTGCAGCGG GCTGCTGTTGCTAAAGATGCTAATAATCAAACGTTGCCTATTGCTTGGGCTATAGTGGAATATGAGAATAAGAACACTTGGACAtggtttttgaaattgttgatAGGCGATTTGGGAATGGGAGATGGCAGAACTACTGCTTGTGATATCGACATGCAAAAG GGGCTTCAATCAGCTATGAAAGAATTGTTACCACCGGTGGAGCACGGGATGTGTGCAAGACATATCCCCAATCGGTCAAAAGAATGGAGAGGTCTTCAAAGAAGGAACCAATTAAGTGTGCAAAAAGCACCTTTG